A stretch of DNA from Anser cygnoides isolate HZ-2024a breed goose chromosome 23, Taihu_goose_T2T_genome, whole genome shotgun sequence:
CCCGGCCGCTCGCAGGGCACAGGCACGGTGACACGAGGCGGCTCGCCTCCGGTACGCGGGGCACAAGAATACGTTTGTGTTtgcacagtgctgctgccttcaAGAGCCACGGCTACCAACTCTCCCAGACCATGCGGTTCGCCCTGGAGGAGATAAACAactccagctccctcctccccaacGTCACCTTGGGCTACGAGATCTACGACACCTGCTCCGAGTCTGCCAACATATACGCGACGCTGCGCGCCCTCGTCCAGAAGGGGCGACACGACATTGAGGTGCTCCACGCCTTCCAGCACTACGAGCCCACGGCCGTGGCTGTCATCGGGCCTGACAGCACCCAGCTGGCCCTCACCACGGCCGCTATCCTGGGCGTCTTCCTTGTGCCAGAGGTGAGCTTTGCTCCCTCGCAGCAGCAGCAAGTGCTGCGGGGGGTTGTCTGTAGGAGCCAAAGGAAAGAGCTCCAGAGTGCTGATGGTGTGAGGGAGAAGTGGGCTTGGGGCTGAGGAGCAGATGGGCAGAGGAACAACCTCAGCTGCCAGTGCAgtccctctgcccccacagGACCTGGCTGCAGCTTTGGTCCAGCAGCATTGGCTGGGCACGAAGAGCTGACAGGCAGGAACCGTGCCCAGCTCCCTGGCTTTCAGGGGCTTCTCTTGTGGCAGTGCATGGCAGAACGTTTTCCGggtctgctgcctccccagctcTAACTCCCTTCAAAAGACCTGCTGCTCGTGGAGATTCCCCCTACCACGGCAGCAGATCCTCCTTGTGTGTCACTGCCTGGGGAGGGCAACCCCTTCTCCTGGCTTCCTTTGCAGATCAGTTATGAAGCCTCCTTGGAGACACTGAGCCTGAAGCGGTTCTACCCCTCGTTCTTGCGCACCATCCCCAGCGATGGGCAGCAAGTGAAAGCCATtgcactgctgctgcaaagctTCAAGTGGACTTGGGTTGCTCTGCTGGGCAGCGACAATGCCTATGGCAGGGATGGGCTAAATGCCCTCTATGAGCTGCTGGTCGCAAGTGACGTGTGTGTTGCCTACCGAGGCATCATCCCCACGAACAAGGACGCCAGCAGCCCAGAGCTCCACAGGCTGGTCGGAATCCTCATGGACATCAGGGTCAATGTCACTGTTGTCTTCTCCAACATAAACGGCGCCCACCCTTTCTTTGAGGTGGTGGTGCAGAAGAACATCACAGGCATGGTGTGGGTGGCCTCTGAAGACTGGGCTTTGGCCCAAAACATCTGGCAAGTGCCTGGCATCCAAAATATCGGCTCTGTGATTGGGATGTCAGTTGAGCAGGCAGAGTCTACAATGCTGGAACGCCTTGAATCTTGGAAATACGCAGAGGAACGCGCTGCGTCTGAAAGTGCTGGCAGCACGGGGGCAGGTGGGGAAAACAGAAGTAGCAGCAGCGAGAGTACCTGGCTGAACTGCacccagcagtgcccaggatGCCACCTGCTCGCCGCTGCCCCCAACATATACGACGCTCAGGCCTCTAACAACGTGTACTCAGCTGTGTACGCAGTGGCCCACGGTCTCCACGACCTGCTGGGCTGTGCCTCGGGGGTGTGCAGCAAAGACAGAGTCTATCCCTGGCAGGTAAGAGCAAGGTGAAGAAGGATCTTCTTCGCCCTGCAGTGTCGATTTTCCCCCTGTGCTCAGGGGTTTTCCATCAGCCTGGGAGGCTCATCTCCAAGCAGAagacagcagggctgttctGGCAGCTAAGGCACTATGACAGCACTCGGGACTCTTGagtcccctgcactgctcatgGCTTTAAGTCTCTTGGTCTCTGGCCACATGGGACAGGCACAGATCCTCTTGCAAAGGCTCTCCCTTAACTGATGTCTCTAGCCGTGTGAGACTGCTTTCAGCCTTCCCTGTCTCTGGCCACTACACAGTTGCTGCCTTGTGGGCTTCAGCTGCTTGTGACAGGCAAAGCAGCCTGAATGCAGACCTGCACTTTAGATCATTCCTGTTTCTCAGCCACTAGCCCCTTTAAGAAACCTGGAAGAGACTTTCTGCTGCGGGAGGCATGCTGGTTGTTGGGGGATATTTGagaggaggcagagcagagcaggtgACCTCCAGTACATCCCTCTCTGCTGACAAGACTCTCCTCAGTGGGAATCTTGTCATCGGGATCAACTCTGCTCTTACTCTTGTTTTACAGCTCCTACAAAAAATCAAGCAGGTAAACTTCAGCCTGCACAACAGCCAGATCTGTTTTGATGCCAATGGGAACATTAATAAAGGTTACGACATCATCATGTGGAATTGGAGAGGCCTGAGCTGGGCTTTTGATGTGGTCGGAACTTTCACTGTGAACCCTGACAGGCTGCTCCTTAACCGCAGCAAAATCCTGTGGCATACAAAAGATCACCAGGTACTGTTCTGCATCCACATCTTGTTTATTGTGTACTGGCAAGCTAATTACATCCCAACACTAGTTCCTGGGTATTTTCCCATTACAGGACAAATACAAGGGCAGATGGAGGCAGTATGCGGGGAGGGTACAGGGGGCGATTCGCGTTCTTAGTAATGCCTTTCATCCTTCCAGAAAATAAGCAGGGTGTGTGCTAAAAGGGTCCCAACTCCTACTTTTACCTTCAAACAACCTAATTTTCCCACTATCTCTGGAAGAAGGACAACAGCAAGCTGCCCGGTGGCTGCCCATCCTGGGCTGCTGTCTGTCCTCTTGCCTGCCCCGTTCACACTGCCCAGCAGGCCCTGCCTCCACCTGCCTGATCGCCGCTGTGCTCCCCGCAGGCTCCCATCTCCATGtgctcccagccctgtgccgctggggagaagaggctgcagcagaaCCGCCACAGGTGCTGCTTCAGCTGCGTGGCCTGTCCAGCAGGGACCTTCCTGAACAGAACGGGTCAGTAAACTCTGGGCAGCTTCTGCCTCCCCTTCCTGCTCAGCTCCTCTACCCGCACCCTTCCTCCTCATCTCAtcagctccttgctgctgtcttacccttctcctgcccccagccccagcagctacCTCTTTTTTCTCATGCTCTTTACCCCCTCTTTTCTATCaatcttttttcctccatgtgGCCAGTAAAAACCTCTGAGCTCACCTAAATGTGGTCAGACTGACTTCCCTGTTTGCTTACTTGTGGGTATGCAAAGCCTACACCCTGCTCTCAGCCCCATGCTTTCCGGGGGATGCTGCCAACAGGTTGTCCAGCACAGTCAAATAAATAACTAGTGGGGACAGTGCCAGCAGAGCCCCTTCCTTTGCAGGAAGGGAACAAGGGACACCTGGCTTGACAGCTGTTTCCTGCACCGCATCCTCCAGGAGGGAAATTGAGCCCGGTGTTGCCTTTGTGCCCTGGATTGCACTCACCATTGTGGTCACCAGCAGCTCCCACGTCCTCAGGGCGTATGAAAATGTCCCCTTCCTGGGACCGGCAGCAGGGATGCCCTGCCTCATTAGCCACCACGATAAACCCCCTTGCCAGCACGTGCTCCTGGTCCCTGGGCAGCCTTAGTCCGCATTtgcagtgagggtgacagaaatGGCCGGCTCTAACTAACAGTGGGAGCAGGGAACCCCTAAAGATCCCAATCTGCATTCCTCGTCCTGTGGCCGggcctgcaggagagctgctgcagaccCTTCCCTGCCTTGGCAGGTCACTGCTGTGTGCACAAGCCCCTTCCCGTCCTGCAGCCCGTGCTCCCCTAGGCCTTGTCCCACCTGGCAGCGGACTTTTGGGAAGTTCTCTGGGGGAGCTTTTGGGAAAAGGGCCCTcgctgctcctgcaggctcaGAAGCACCTGAGGGGAAGGAGCGGGACCAGAGGGGAGGGCAGCTCCCCTAGCAGGCGGCCGGGGGTGCGGGGCACCGTGGGGTCAGGGTGCTCCCCCAGGGCAGGTCACTTACCGGGGCGCGCGGCGCGGCTCAGCCACCGTCCGGGCGCGTGTCTCCTGCAGACCTTTACGCCTGCCAGGCCTGCGGGGCGGACGAGTGGTCCCCGGCGAGGAGCGAGGCTTGCTTCAACCGCACCGTGGAGTTCCTGTCCTGGGCCGAGCCGCTCTCCTGGGCGCTGCTGGCCCCCGTcgcgctgctcctgctgctcctggccgcGCTGGCCGCGCTCTTCGCCCGGCACGCCTCCACGCCGGTGGTcagggcggcgggcgggcggctcTGCTTCCTCATGCTGGGCTCCCTGGCCTGCGCCTGCGGCAGCCTCTTCTGCTACTTCGGGGCGCCCACGcggccctgctgcctgctgcgcCTGCCGCTCTTCGCCGTCAGCTTCGCCGTCTTCCTCGCGAGCCTGGCCACGCGCTGCCTGCAGCTCGTCGCCATCTTCAAGCTGCgcggccgctgcccgccgcTCCGCCGGGCCTGCCTGCGGCGCGGGGCCCCGGCGCTCTTCGTCGCGGCCGCCGCGGCGGCGCAGGCGGCGCTGTGCCTGGCGGCGGCCCTcaccgcccccccggggccgcgcgggAGCCGCGACGTGGCGGCGGAGCGCCTGGTGCTCGagtgcggcggcggcggcgcggcgagCGCCGCGGCCGCGGCCTTCAACGTGGCGCTGAGCGGCGGCTGCTTCGCGCTGAGCTACGCGGGCAAGGACCTGCCCGCCGGCTACAGCGAGGCGCGCTGCCTGACCTGCGGCCTGCTGCTGCACCTCgcctgcgccgccgccgcgctctgCGCGCAGGGCGCCTTCCGCGGCCGCTCGGCGTCGGTGGCGGCCGTGCTGGGCGCGCTGGGCACGCTGGCGCCGCCGGTGGCCGGGTACTTCGTGCCGCGCGCCCTCGCGCTGCTGCTGCGCCCGCGCCTCAACACGGCCGCGCACTTCCGCGGCGCCATCGGCAGCTACGCgcggcgccgcgccgcccgctgACCGCCCCGCCCGCGTCACgtccgccccgccccgccccgccccgcccgcgtCACgtccgccccgccccgcccgccccgccccgccccgcccgcgtCACgtccgccccgccccgcccgccccgccccgccccgcccgcgtCACgtccgccccgccccgccccgccccgccccggcccgccccgccggcgCGCGGGCTCCGGCAGCGGCGCGGCCATggcgggcgcggcggcggcgcacAGCGTGCGGGTGCTGCGCGAGCTGAACCGGCAGCGCGCCGCGGGGCAGTTCTGCGACGCCACGCTGGGCGTGGGCGGCCGCCAGTTCCGCGCGCACTGGCCGGTGCTCGCCAGCTGCTCGCGCTTCTTCCGCGGCgtgggcggcggcggcggctgcggcgcgGGGCCGGTGCCGCTGCCCGAGGGCCTGGCCGAcaccttccagctgctgctcgaCTTCTTCTACACCGGCCGCCTGGCGCTCACGGCGCACAACCGCGCGCGCCTGCTGGCGGCCGCCGAGCAGCTGGGCGTGCCCGACGCCGTGGCGCTGTGCCGGGCCTTCCGCCCCGCCGCCGACCGgcaccggccccgccgcgcccccggcgccgccccgcGACGAGCGGACGGCGCGGCCGCGGCGCCCCCCGAGCCCGGCGGCGAGGCGGTGCGTGAGGGGaccgcggggagcggggcggccgcggggggcgCCGTGACCGCCGGTGTTGCCCCGcaggcctcccccccccccccggcggcggcgggcggcgggcaggggcaCGGCGGCGGCGAGGCGCTCCCCGGCAGGAGGGCCCCGCGCGGCAAGAAGAAGCCCCCCGCGGGGGCGGCCGAGGCGGGGGTGGCCGAggcggggctggcggggagcaGGAAGGGCACCGCGGCGCCGGCCGAGTGCCCCACGTGCCACAAAACGTTCCTCAGCAAATACTACCTGAAGGTGCACAACAGGTGAACGCTCCGCCATGGCTCCGCTTCTCCTTCCTTCCGTGCgcgcggggctcgggggcggCTCACAGGGGGCCTCGGGGGGCGCCGGCactgcccggccccgcgggcgcTTCCCCGGGGTGCGGTGGGGTGAACTCGCTGCGGGACGGGGcgccccggctgcccccgggCTGACACGCGAGGTCCCGTGAGGTCCCTGCCCCATGGGGAGCTGCGTGTCCCCCGGCCCTGCCGGGACCCCGGGCTGCGCGTGTCCTCCAAACACGGGTGGGATTCGCACGCGTCCGAAACGCTGCGGTTAAAACCCCCGCGGCTGCCCCAGGCTTCTGCTGCCAAGGGCCTGATCCTGCGCAGCTCAGACAGCACGGGGCGAAGGTGCTCAGGAGCCCTTCCAGGGGACCCGATGGCTGCGGGTGGATGATGGTGAAGGCGCAGAGGAGCTGCCAACTCCTGCGGCTTCAGGCAAGAGTCCGTACATTGAGCTGTCAACTTCTGGGCTTCCAAAATTAGCACGTGTTTGGGGGAACCGACACG
This window harbors:
- the TAS1R1 gene encoding taste receptor type 1 member 1, which encodes MRPPALLCLGACLGAAAAFFSRDGDYRLAGLFQLHGLAPRAAARPLVDDCDDAAAFKSHGYQLSQTMRFALEEINNSSSLLPNVTLGYEIYDTCSESANIYATLRALVQKGRHDIEVLHAFQHYEPTAVAVIGPDSTQLALTTAAILGVFLVPEISYEASLETLSLKRFYPSFLRTIPSDGQQVKAIALLLQSFKWTWVALLGSDNAYGRDGLNALYELLVASDVCVAYRGIIPTNKDASSPELHRLVGILMDIRVNVTVVFSNINGAHPFFEVVVQKNITGMVWVASEDWALAQNIWQVPGIQNIGSVIGMSVEQAESTMLERLESWKYAEERAASESAGSTGAGGENRSSSSESTWLNCTQQCPGCHLLAAAPNIYDAQASNNVYSAVYAVAHGLHDLLGCASGVCSKDRVYPWQLLQKIKQVNFSLHNSQICFDANGNINKGYDIIMWNWRGLSWAFDVVGTFTVNPDRLLLNRSKILWHTKDHQAPISMCSQPCAAGEKRLQQNRHRCCFSCVACPAGTFLNRTDLYACQACGADEWSPARSEACFNRTVEFLSWAEPLSWALLAPVALLLLLLAALAALFARHASTPVVRAAGGRLCFLMLGSLACACGSLFCYFGAPTRPCCLLRLPLFAVSFAVFLASLATRCLQLVAIFKLRGRCPPLRRACLRRGAPALFVAAAAAAQAALCLAAALTAPPGPRGSRDVAAERLVLECGGGGAASAAAAAFNVALSGGCFALSYAGKDLPAGYSEARCLTCGLLLHLACAAAALCAQGAFRGRSASVAAVLGALGTLAPPVAGYFVPRALALLLRPRLNTAAHFRGAIGSYARRRAAR